Within Metabacillus sp. KUDC1714, the genomic segment AAATATTTTTTCACCTACAGTAGAAGCAATACCTGTCAATGGAGGGATAATTGTTAATGGTAGGAAAAAGCCATGCACTTTATCTCACAAAATGGACTTATTGACAGCAAGTGTTAAGTTGCCCAATGACCAACTAGCTATCATAATCATTCCTAGTAACACACCAGGAATAAAAGTAAATGATTTTTGGAATCACTGGATTCTTAAAGGTACTGATACTCATGAGGTGGTTCTTGAGGATGTATTTGTATCAAATGAAAATGTTTTTCATGCCGGAACTGAGCAAAACGTAAGTCCGGTCATTATGAATGGGTTAATTTGGTTTGAATTACTTGCTACAGCATCTTACATAGGTGTAGTTTCTTCCATGGTTGAAAAGGTTCTACAATCGGATAAGGCTCAAAATTTAGATAAAATACATGACTTGACTGCTGATTTAGTTCTGACGATGAATTCTCTTGAAGGTTTAGCATATAAATTTATCAATAATCAATTTTTAGACGTGTTGTTAAATGAGGTTTTATTAGTTAGAGATAGCATTGAAAGGAAGATTGAGCAAATTTCAACTCAATCAGCAAAACTATTAGGTGGTATGAACTTCTTAACATCTTTAGATACATCATATCTTCTTCTGGTGTCTCAACTTCTTACATTTCATCCACCTTCCAAACAAGATTGCTTTGCGCTATTTGAACAATATATTCATGGTGGTGAGAGTCAACAAGTAGGTGAACCAACAGTACTAAAATAATGGCTCTTTGCAATATTTATTTTATAGGCTATGTTATAGCGACACTGTTGATTTTGGCACTTTGTTGATTGAAGCAACACTTGCAGCGGAAATCAACAACCAAGTTTAACAGTGCGATTCTATAAAAAGATGATAAAAGCATCTACATTAAAAGAATGTAGGTGCTTTTTGTTGTCTAAAAATACATCATTTAAAAAATTACAAGTATACCTGTGACGAAATAAGGTTTGAGCAAATAAGATATAAAATACAACCGCCTAGTAACTATCATGTTCCGGACAAGGGGGATAACAATGAAAAAAGAAGGCACATATCATTTTGAAACAAAGGCAATCCATGCAGGTTATACTTCGAAAGAGCACTCAGATAGCTTAACCCCACCAATTTATCAATCATCAACCTTTACTTTTACATCATTAGAGCAAGGAGCTAATCGATTTGCAGGTGTAGAGGATGGCTATATTTATTCAAGGCTTTCAAATCCTACAGTTACAGTTTTAGAAAAACGTATGGCCCAGTTAGAAGAGGGGGAGGCGGCACTTGCATTCGGGTCAGGAATGGCTGCAGTATCAGCAGTTTTAATTGGATTAACAAAGGCGAATGATCATATTTTATGTTCAAGAGGTGTTTATGGGTGTACCTTCGGCCTGTTAAGGATGCTACAAGAAAAATATCAAATCGATCATACCTTCTCAGAATTAGCTACAACCGAAGAAATTATTTCAAAAATTCAAGAGAACACAACGTGTATTTATATTGAAACGCCAATTAATCCTACAATGAAATTAATTGACTTAGAACTAGTTGTAAAGATTGCTAAAGAAAAGGGAATAATGGTTGTTGTTGATAATACTTTCTCAACTCCTTATTTACAAAAACCTCTAACATTAGGCTGTGATATTACCATTCATAGTGCAACGAAGTACATTGGTGGGCATGGTGATGTAATTGCAGGTATCATTGTCGGAAATCATGAAGTTATAAGTCACTTAAAGAAAACGACTCAAAAGGATATTGGAGGAGTCATTTCTCCTTTTGATGCTTGGTTACTGCTTAGAGGAATCAAAACATTGGCTGTAAGGATGGATCGCCATTGTGAAAATGCAAAAAAGCTTGTCGATCTATTGGGTAATCATCCAAGGATTAAGGCAGTTTATTACCCTGGAGACCAAAATCACCCAGATTACGAAATAATGAAGAGACAAATGAAAAACGGTGGAGGTCTTCTATCATTTGAAGTTAATGGGACATATGAAGAAGCTGTAAGAGTGGTAAATCAATTAAAACTAATCCCAATTGCGGTAAGCCTAGGTGATGCTGAAACACTTATCCAGCATCCTGCTTCAATGACACATGCAGTCATTCCTGAAGATGTTAGAAAGGATATGGGGATTTCAAATGAATTACTTCGTCTCTCGGTAGGACTGGAAGCATGGGAGGATATTTGGGAGGATTTAAAGCAGGCTTTAGATTCATTGTGACAATAAAAAAGACCTGTTGAAATGCTAAGTGTGAGCAGGTCTTTCCTAATTCTATATGGACTACATATGTTTTAAACGTATTTAATACGATCGACCTTTTTCGTTATTTGTAATAATTTGAACACCTATAGTAATACGCTCTAAGAAGGAGGCTGGTTTTAAAGTTAGAAAAATAAACTAATGCCTAGATTTACTGAATACGAATACCAATATCGTTTGTCGTGCTTTATTATCAAAAAATCTCGATGAAAATAAAGGTTTTTAGGAATTAGGTAATATGCTAATATAGTAAAAGTGTATATCTGTAGACGATTGTGCATCATATGAAAGTCTAGAGTAAATAAAGTAAGGGGTGTTGTGAATTGAACATAATTGAAACGTTTATTAATGGAACTAATACATTACTTTGGTCATATGTTTTAATTATATTGTTAATTGGGACTGGTCTTTATTTTACTTTTCGAACAAAGTTTGTACAGTTTCGTTTAATTGGCGAAATGTTTAGGCTCTTAGGTGAAGGTGCAAGGGCTGATAAAAAAGGTGTCTCATCCTTTCAGGCTTTTTGTATTAGTACAGCTTCACGCGTAGGTACAGGTAACCTTGCAGGGGTTGCAATAGCAATCACAACTGGTGGTCCAGGAGCGGTGTTTTGGATGTGGTTGATTGCCTTAATTGGTTCAGCTTCTGCATTTATAGAAAGTACACTAGCTCAAATTTATAAGGTTAAAGATGGTAACAATTACCGAGGCGGTCCCGCTTACTATATGGAAAAGGCGTTAAATGCTCGCTGGATGGGTGTAACATTTGCTGTGTTAATTTCTCTAACGTTTGGATTAGCATTTAATTCGGTTCAGGCAAATACAATTACAAGTGCGTTAAATGGATCTTTTGGAATAAATAAAATTATCATTGCGATCGTCTTGTCTATCATTACAGCCGTTGTTATCTTTGGTGGGATAAAACGAGTTGCAACAGTATCAGAAATCATGGTACCAATCATGGCAGGAGGATATATATTAATTGCTCTGTTTATCATGATTATGAATATTTCCGAATTACCTGGTGTAATCGTTTTAATATTCGAAAGTGCTTTTGGTGTCAGTGAAGTGGCTGGTGGAGCTTTAGGTGCTGCGATGATGAATGGAATAAAACGTGGTTTGTTTTCAAATGAAGCAGGTATGGGTAGTGCTCCGAATGCTGCAGCTACAGCTGATGTCAGCCATCCTGTAAAACAAGGATTAATTCAATCTCTTGGTGTATTTGTGGATACACTTTTAATCTGTAGCTCAACAGCATTTATTATTCTTTTGTCAGGTCTTTACACATCAACAGAATCAAATGGTATCCTGCTTACACAAAATGCACTTGAAACAACAATGGGTTCTTGGGCTGGGATATTCCTTGCAATCATTGTTTTACTATTTTGCTTTAGTTCAGTTGTTGGGAACTATTATTATGGTGAAACAAACATTGAGTTTATCAATACAAGTAAACTATGGCTAAATATTTACCGTATTGCAGTAGTTGGCATGGTCGCATTTGGATCTCTTGCATCGTTAAGCTTTGTCTGGAGTCTTGCTGATTTACTAATGGGCTTAATGGCAATCATTAACTTAATTGCGATTGTGCTACTTGGGAAGATTGCGATCTCAGCACTCAATGACTATTTGAAACAAAAAGCGAGTGGAAAAAATCCAGTCTTTCATGTTTCAAATATTAAAGGTCTAAAAAATGTTGAAGCATGGGGTGGAACTTCAGAAAAGAGAAGTGCCGGTAACAAATAAACTTTCTTGAAGATCATGTAAGGTAAAATGATTAGTCAATTTATAGTGCTAAAAAAATAAAAGCCTTAGCTCGATAATTTTTCGGGCTAAGGTTTTTGTTTTAAGACTGTGGATAAGTGCTACACATCCAGCCCATCTCCTAGTGAATCTCCTGAATTTCACGAAGGGCATCCTCTAATCCCTTAAATCCTTTCAAATCCTTCCTATCAGGTTCATCAGATTCTATTGTCCATTCTTTTTTCTCAGGAGCTAAACCCCCATGATTGTTCTTTAAATAAGATGAATGGATATGATAGGTCTTTCCTTCTTTACGAACTGTATAGCCTAAATAGTAATGATTATCTTGACCTTCTTCTTCAAAAATACCAATGTCCTCTATTCCATACTTATTAATAAAAGGTTGAAACGAATCCTGTAGTTCGTTAATAATTTGCTCTCTTGATAAAAAATCCATCTTTTCAACTCCATTTCAATTTTCCTCTTATCTTAATATGTCTTTCTTTTTTGTTGCTAAACACCTTTTTTTGAAAGGCTATGGTAAAGCTACTGTTGATTGGAGCGGAAACGTGAGACTTCTGAGGGAGTGCGAGTCCAAGTGAGTCACTCCAGGTGCTTGTACGTGTTTAGCCTAATCTGAATGTACAACATTTCTTGTAAATATACTTGTCGTAATGCCAACAAAAAGAATGGTGATAATCGAAAGCAAAAGAGTTTCGGTTGAAAATAACAGGCCACCAGATAAAATAACAACTGCATCAATAATAAAAATGAGGATACCCACATTCATACCTGTTTTATCAGAGATAAATTGAGCGACAAGATCTGTTCCACCAGTACTCGTTTTATATTTCAACATTAGCCCAATTCCTAAGCCAACTAAGATCCCGCCAATGATGGAGCTAGGAACAGCTTCAATACGAAAAAATGCATGGATTGGGTTTAAGATATCGATAAAAAAGGAAGAGATAACCATACCATGTAAGCTATTGTAAAAATAATCTCTATAGCCAAACCAAGCGATGAAAAAGATAGGAATACTAAAAATGATAATCATCAGGCCTGCTTTAAGGCCCCATAAATAATTTACAATAAGACCGATCCCAATGATTCCTCCATCCAACACTTTGTAGGGGACCAAAAAGTAATTTATTCCTAAGGATATTAAGATGCTGCCAATAATAATGATCAAGCCTTTTCTAATAAATTTCATTGATAACCCCTCCAAAGTAATTGGACATGTATTTATCATATGTACGTATTTGATTTTAAATGAAGTCTGCATTTTATTATTTGGCTGTTTTCGCAAACCTTGTTGCTTTTAAAATAGTATTGGGTTGGTTGATTGGCACTCCAGGATGCTCGCTTTCC encodes:
- a CDS encoding alanine/glycine:cation symporter family protein, with the translated sequence MNIIETFINGTNTLLWSYVLIILLIGTGLYFTFRTKFVQFRLIGEMFRLLGEGARADKKGVSSFQAFCISTASRVGTGNLAGVAIAITTGGPGAVFWMWLIALIGSASAFIESTLAQIYKVKDGNNYRGGPAYYMEKALNARWMGVTFAVLISLTFGLAFNSVQANTITSALNGSFGINKIIIAIVLSIITAVVIFGGIKRVATVSEIMVPIMAGGYILIALFIMIMNISELPGVIVLIFESAFGVSEVAGGALGAAMMNGIKRGLFSNEAGMGSAPNAAATADVSHPVKQGLIQSLGVFVDTLLICSSTAFIILLSGLYTSTESNGILLTQNALETTMGSWAGIFLAIIVLLFCFSSVVGNYYYGETNIEFINTSKLWLNIYRIAVVGMVAFGSLASLSFVWSLADLLMGLMAIINLIAIVLLGKIAISALNDYLKQKASGKNPVFHVSNIKGLKNVEAWGGTSEKRSAGNK
- the megL gene encoding methionine gamma-lyase encodes the protein MKKEGTYHFETKAIHAGYTSKEHSDSLTPPIYQSSTFTFTSLEQGANRFAGVEDGYIYSRLSNPTVTVLEKRMAQLEEGEAALAFGSGMAAVSAVLIGLTKANDHILCSRGVYGCTFGLLRMLQEKYQIDHTFSELATTEEIISKIQENTTCIYIETPINPTMKLIDLELVVKIAKEKGIMVVVDNTFSTPYLQKPLTLGCDITIHSATKYIGGHGDVIAGIIVGNHEVISHLKKTTQKDIGGVISPFDAWLLLRGIKTLAVRMDRHCENAKKLVDLLGNHPRIKAVYYPGDQNHPDYEIMKRQMKNGGGLLSFEVNGTYEEAVRVVNQLKLIPIAVSLGDAETLIQHPASMTHAVIPEDVRKDMGISNELLRLSVGLEAWEDIWEDLKQALDSL
- a CDS encoding YitT family protein, whose amino-acid sequence is MKFIRKGLIIIIGSILISLGINYFLVPYKVLDGGIIGIGLIVNYLWGLKAGLMIIIFSIPIFFIAWFGYRDYFYNSLHGMVISSFFIDILNPIHAFFRIEAVPSSIIGGILVGLGIGLMLKYKTSTGGTDLVAQFISDKTGMNVGILIFIIDAVVILSGGLLFSTETLLLSIITILFVGITTSIFTRNVVHSD
- a CDS encoding acyl-CoA dehydrogenase family protein, which codes for MSLLLAKERLVLDEYFPGLDDKLASFTFMERESQGNECIDLIKQMGVPSLMIPKEYGGKGASALDAIYIQRAIGSRSPSLAIALTMHQFSVASLIGAISVQPELERILTMIAEENLLLASGFAEGISQNIFSPTVEAIPVNGGIIVNGRKKPCTLSHKMDLLTASVKLPNDQLAIIIIPSNTPGIKVNDFWNHWILKGTDTHEVVLEDVFVSNENVFHAGTEQNVSPVIMNGLIWFELLATASYIGVVSSMVEKVLQSDKAQNLDKIHDLTADLVLTMNSLEGLAYKFINNQFLDVLLNEVLLVRDSIERKIEQISTQSAKLLGGMNFLTSLDTSYLLLVSQLLTFHPPSKQDCFALFEQYIHGGESQQVGEPTVLK
- a CDS encoding DUF5634 family protein; the protein is MDFLSREQIINELQDSFQPFINKYGIEDIGIFEEEGQDNHYYLGYTVRKEGKTYHIHSSYLKNNHGGLAPEKKEWTIESDEPDRKDLKGFKGLEDALREIQEIH